The Corynebacterium suranareeae genome window below encodes:
- a CDS encoding dihydrofolate reductase family protein: MAIIYNTSSTLNGFIADKDNSLQWLFDVPGSNSASEDFGNFLSKVGTLVMGSTTYEWLLKDLDFISDPQKWTDVYGDRPTWVFSSRNLETPEGKPVKVVNGDVANVLPAILENNPENTDIWIVGGGDLAGQFFDTGALDRIILTMTPVFLDEGKPAMPRRIESNRLRTVNVREVGQFTEITLETI, from the coding sequence ATGGCGATCATCTACAACACATCCAGCACGCTCAACGGCTTCATCGCAGACAAAGACAACTCCCTGCAATGGCTTTTCGACGTCCCCGGCAGCAACAGTGCCTCTGAAGATTTCGGCAATTTCCTGTCAAAAGTTGGCACCCTTGTCATGGGATCTACTACCTATGAATGGCTGCTCAAAGATCTGGATTTCATAAGCGATCCCCAAAAGTGGACTGATGTGTATGGAGACCGTCCGACCTGGGTGTTTAGCAGCAGGAACTTGGAAACGCCAGAAGGAAAACCCGTCAAAGTAGTGAATGGAGATGTCGCCAATGTTCTCCCCGCCATACTGGAAAACAATCCAGAAAACACCGATATCTGGATCGTCGGTGGTGGCGATCTGGCGGGCCAATTCTTTGACACGGGTGCACTCGACCGGATCATTTTGACCATGACGCCAGTATTTTTAGATGAAGGCAAACCAGCGATGCCCCGCCGGATCGAAAGCAACCGTCTCCGCACCGTAAATGTCCGCGAAGTTGGACAATTCACTGAGATCACTCTGGAGACGATTTAA
- a CDS encoding carbohydrate ABC transporter permease, whose amino-acid sequence MATFKQARSAAWLIAPALVVLAVVIGYPIVRAIWLSFQADKGLDPTTGLFTDGGFAGLDNYLYWLTQRCMGADGTIRTCPPGTLATDFWPSLRITLFFTVVTVGLETILGTAMALIMNKEFRGRALVRAAILIPWAIPTAVTAKLWQFIFAPQGIINSMFGLSISWTTDPWAARAAVILADVWKTTPFMALLILAGLQMIPKDTYEAARVDGASTWQQFTKITLPLVRPALMVAVLFRTLDALRMYDLPVIMISSSSNSPTAVISQLVVEDMRQNNFNSASALSTLIFLLIFFVAFIMIRFLGADVSGQRGMKKKKLGGTKDEKPAAKGTAVKDDSAVKEVAKP is encoded by the coding sequence ATGGCCACATTCAAACAGGCCAGAAGCGCTGCCTGGCTAATCGCCCCCGCCCTGGTAGTTCTCGCCGTGGTGATCGGCTACCCCATCGTCCGCGCGATTTGGCTATCTTTCCAAGCCGACAAAGGCCTCGACCCCACCACGGGACTCTTCACCGACGGTGGCTTCGCCGGACTAGATAACTACCTTTACTGGCTAACACAACGATGCATGGGCGCAGACGGTACCATCCGCACTTGCCCACCCGGCACACTTGCCACAGATTTTTGGCCATCACTGCGCATCACCTTATTCTTCACAGTGGTCACCGTCGGCCTTGAAACCATCCTCGGTACCGCGATGGCGTTGATCATGAACAAAGAATTCCGTGGCCGTGCCCTCGTGCGTGCAGCAATTCTTATCCCATGGGCAATCCCCACCGCTGTGACTGCAAAACTGTGGCAGTTCATCTTCGCGCCACAAGGCATTATCAACTCCATGTTTGGCCTCAGCATCAGTTGGACCACCGACCCGTGGGCTGCCAGAGCTGCTGTTATTTTGGCTGATGTCTGGAAAACCACACCATTCATGGCGCTACTTATCCTCGCTGGACTGCAGATGATCCCCAAAGACACCTACGAGGCAGCGCGTGTCGACGGCGCCTCCACCTGGCAACAGTTCACCAAAATCACCCTCCCGCTGGTGCGCCCAGCTTTGATGGTGGCAGTTCTTTTCCGCACCTTGGATGCGCTTCGCATGTATGACCTCCCAGTCATCATGATCTCCAGCTCCTCCAATTCCCCCACTGCTGTTATCTCCCAACTGGTGGTGGAAGATATGCGTCAAAACAACTTCAACTCCGCTTCCGCACTTTCCACGCTAATCTTCCTGCTGATCTTCTTCGTCGCGTTCATCATGATTCGATTCTTGGGAGCCGATGTCTCAGGCCAGCGAGGGATGAAGAAAAAGAAGCTTGGTGGAACCAAGGATGAGAAACCCGCTGCTAAGGGCACTGCCGTAAAGGACGATTCTGCTGTGAAGGAAGTAGCTAAGCCATGA
- a CDS encoding 3-oxoacyl-ACP reductase, with translation MLEFSEQIVLVTGGARGLGRALSESFLREGARVVVNYHRSADAAAELAGENAVAIQADVRDRSQVKGMFEQAKEHFGSPITTVVNSALADFSFDGDARPKAEDITIERFDQQYTSAIAGALNTIQEALPGFEEVGSGRVINIGTNLFQNPTVPYHDYTAAKAALLSLTRTFAKDLGPRHITVNMVSGGLLRTTGASAATPEEVFDFIAAGTPLGSVTTPQELADASLFFASPWSRAVTGQNLVVDGGLVFN, from the coding sequence ATGCTTGAATTTTCTGAGCAAATTGTTTTGGTCACCGGCGGTGCACGCGGACTTGGTCGTGCGTTGTCTGAGTCTTTTTTACGCGAGGGTGCTCGTGTTGTGGTGAATTATCACCGTTCGGCTGATGCTGCTGCAGAGTTGGCTGGTGAAAACGCAGTGGCGATTCAGGCTGATGTTCGTGATCGCAGCCAGGTGAAAGGCATGTTTGAGCAGGCCAAGGAACATTTCGGTAGCCCGATCACCACTGTGGTCAACAGCGCTTTGGCGGATTTCAGCTTTGATGGCGATGCGCGCCCCAAGGCAGAAGACATCACGATTGAGCGTTTTGATCAGCAATACACCAGCGCAATCGCGGGCGCGTTGAACACCATTCAGGAGGCGTTGCCTGGTTTTGAGGAGGTGGGAAGTGGTCGTGTGATCAACATCGGCACGAATCTTTTCCAGAATCCGACTGTCCCCTACCACGATTACACCGCTGCGAAGGCTGCACTGTTGTCCCTGACCCGCACATTTGCCAAGGATCTGGGTCCGCGCCACATCACGGTCAACATGGTCAGCGGCGGCCTGCTGCGCACCACCGGCGCCAGCGCCGCCACGCCCGAGGAAGTCTTTGATTTCATCGCCGCAGGCACGCCACTGGGGTCTGTCACGACGCCACAAGAGCTTGCCGACGCCTCCCTCTTCTTCGCCTCTCCCTGGTCACGAGCAGTAACTGGCCAAAACTTGGTCGTCGATGGTGGGTTGGTCTTTAACTGA
- a CDS encoding LGFP repeat-containing protein, which yields MQTFQGGRVYRSPVLEGFQVASINGLILDRWLALGGPNSVLGFPIADEAVASDGVGRFSVFHNGVIYWHPSFGAWEVYGDFESMWMTSGGIDGLYGYPTGGFTSDSTGKWQNYEGGQIFLPSDSGSKNYACMDVVGLILQRLGREDAPVDFYCDNQGATISLDGGESHFYAPTREMLVTTSSSSLAPQARALPDVECNSIGFVDASPAIRLSAYSVRKNIDTCVGKAVDGIPEWSKEFSYSIKHTLTQRRLHKVELTIESLTFPSRVFQQNYELKEDRKWQIDPTVPDGKLYTANGGTNTAASVSSGPIPETRGTYYLQATTFTLKIPSKDYDITGEKWNGARLNIGRFKCDPFDERNPSSNRLCEFTNPVDDR from the coding sequence GTGCAGACGTTCCAGGGTGGGCGAGTGTATCGCAGCCCGGTTTTGGAGGGGTTCCAGGTTGCTAGTATTAATGGGCTGATTTTGGATCGTTGGCTTGCGCTGGGTGGTCCTAACAGTGTACTTGGTTTCCCTATCGCGGATGAAGCAGTAGCTTCAGATGGGGTTGGCCGTTTTTCTGTTTTTCATAATGGAGTTATCTATTGGCATCCCAGCTTCGGGGCATGGGAAGTCTATGGTGATTTTGAGAGCATGTGGATGACCTCTGGTGGAATAGATGGCTTGTATGGTTATCCCACGGGTGGCTTTACTTCCGATTCGACAGGGAAGTGGCAGAATTACGAAGGTGGGCAGATATTCCTACCTTCAGATTCGGGTTCGAAGAATTATGCGTGTATGGATGTTGTGGGGTTGATTCTTCAACGACTTGGCCGCGAGGATGCGCCAGTTGATTTTTACTGTGATAACCAGGGTGCGACTATCTCTCTGGATGGTGGAGAGAGTCATTTTTATGCGCCAACTAGGGAAATGCTTGTGACGACTTCATCGAGTTCACTTGCTCCACAAGCTCGTGCTTTGCCAGACGTTGAATGCAACAGTATCGGCTTTGTTGATGCCAGCCCAGCTATACGGTTGAGTGCATACTCGGTGAGGAAAAATATTGATACATGTGTGGGTAAGGCTGTAGATGGTATTCCTGAGTGGTCAAAGGAGTTTTCTTATTCGATTAAGCACACGTTGACCCAGCGTAGGCTTCACAAAGTTGAACTTACTATTGAAAGTTTGACATTCCCATCTAGAGTGTTCCAGCAAAACTACGAGCTTAAAGAGGATCGAAAGTGGCAGATTGATCCGACGGTGCCGGATGGGAAACTTTATACGGCGAACGGAGGCACGAATACGGCTGCAAGTGTTTCGAGTGGCCCGATACCGGAAACGCGCGGTACATATTATCTTCAGGCGACTACTTTCACATTAAAGATCCCGTCGAAAGACTATGATATTACAGGGGAGAAATGGAATGGTGCTCGACTAAATATTGGGCGTTTTAAGTGTGATCCTTTTGACGAGAGAAATCCATCTAGTAATAGGTTGTGCGAGTTCACCAATCCTGTGGATGATAGATAG
- a CDS encoding SRPBCC family protein, with protein MASSNDLKISTFGYISRCPVQVYEAIADPRQLERYFATGGVSGRLETGATVYWDFADFPGAFPVEVVSATQAEQIEIRWGQSDALRSVNFEFEPFRDFTRTKLTITEGSWPLTHAGAQEALGSQMGWTGMLSALKAWMEYGVTLRDGFYKQ; from the coding sequence ATGGCTTCCAGCAACGATCTTAAAATTTCCACATTTGGCTACATCTCCCGCTGCCCGGTCCAAGTCTATGAAGCAATTGCCGACCCCCGGCAACTAGAACGCTACTTTGCTACTGGCGGCGTGTCCGGCCGTCTAGAAACTGGAGCCACCGTCTACTGGGATTTTGCCGATTTTCCCGGCGCATTCCCCGTTGAAGTAGTCTCCGCTACCCAAGCCGAACAAATTGAAATCCGCTGGGGACAATCAGATGCGCTGCGATCCGTTAATTTTGAATTCGAACCGTTTAGAGATTTCACCCGCACAAAACTCACCATCACCGAAGGCAGCTGGCCACTTACCCACGCCGGAGCCCAAGAAGCACTAGGCAGCCAAATGGGATGGACCGGAATGCTCTCTGCTTTAAAAGCATGGATGGAATATGGAGTAACTCTCCGAGATGGGTTTTATAAGCAATAG
- a CDS encoding YdcF family protein has product MNPIVVLGSQVVDGQVTDLLASRLDKAIEVSARHPDSPVVVSGFGEAAPMADYLRSHGVANIVEEPWATSTNENLENAHALFPDTLRWIVVTSGFHAWRTYLWAWHLGIPIKVVTASTPANKRLGMALRECVALSHSALRVLWRKLRTPHN; this is encoded by the coding sequence ATGAATCCAATCGTGGTGCTGGGATCGCAGGTAGTAGATGGTCAAGTGACTGATCTATTAGCGTCAAGGTTGGATAAAGCCATTGAGGTTTCAGCCCGGCACCCGGATTCACCTGTCGTGGTCAGCGGTTTCGGTGAAGCTGCACCCATGGCTGATTATCTTCGAAGCCACGGTGTTGCCAATATCGTGGAAGAACCATGGGCCACTAGTACTAATGAGAATTTGGAAAACGCCCACGCTTTGTTTCCTGACACCCTACGGTGGATTGTAGTGACCAGCGGTTTCCATGCCTGGCGGACCTATTTATGGGCCTGGCATTTGGGAATACCCATTAAAGTTGTCACTGCGTCCACCCCAGCAAACAAGCGATTGGGCATGGCGTTGAGGGAGTGTGTAGCGTTGTCGCATTCTGCTCTCCGGGTGTTGTGGCGCAAGCTGAGAACTCCACACAACTAA
- the purE gene encoding 5-(carboxyamino)imidazole ribonucleotide mutase has product MGPQVGLIMGSDSDWDTVAPAAEVLAEFGIPFEVGVVSAHRTPEKMLNYAKTAHERGVKVIIACAGGAAHLPGMVAAATPLPVIGVPRALKDLDGLDSLLSIVQMPGGVPVATVSIGGAKNAGLLAVRILGAGDTSLISKMADYQDNMAKEVEAKDEALKKRLLG; this is encoded by the coding sequence GTGGGACCTCAAGTTGGATTGATCATGGGCTCGGATTCAGATTGGGATACTGTAGCGCCTGCTGCAGAAGTTCTTGCAGAATTCGGAATTCCTTTTGAGGTCGGTGTGGTTTCTGCACACCGCACTCCTGAAAAGATGCTCAACTATGCCAAAACGGCCCATGAGCGTGGCGTCAAGGTGATTATTGCCTGCGCAGGTGGAGCAGCACATCTTCCTGGCATGGTTGCTGCGGCTACACCTCTTCCTGTCATTGGTGTTCCACGAGCGCTTAAAGATCTAGATGGGTTGGACTCTTTGCTCTCTATCGTCCAGATGCCAGGTGGAGTTCCCGTTGCTACCGTTTCCATTGGTGGAGCGAAGAACGCTGGTCTGCTTGCCGTTCGTATCCTTGGTGCGGGGGATACTTCCTTGATTTCAAAGATGGCCGATTACCAAGACAACATGGCTAAAGAAGTTGAAGCCAAGGATGAAGCTCTAAAGAAGCGTCTGCTGGGCTAA
- a CDS encoding thioesterase family protein, with amino-acid sequence MSGAYFLARGNNTYSPSQYSGGAWRDDELHLAPVAGLVIHHMERWRKEVAGNVLMFSRFSMDILGQIARDDISLETTILRPGRTIELVETVAEINGRATIRARGWLLKTSDLAEIAGDTFDAMPPMEECLDSKIVLPWSGGFMDSIVCVEDSGKIPGKNRAWVTSDIPLVHGEDPEPLAEFSKFLDVANGVAAREDPTQWMFPNVDLTFHLFRQPVGTKVGFNTRVAFGPTGIGITTSVIHDANGPVGTLNQSLTVRPIAELNK; translated from the coding sequence ATGTCAGGTGCGTACTTTTTAGCGCGTGGAAACAATACGTATTCTCCCTCGCAATATTCTGGTGGCGCGTGGCGTGATGATGAGCTCCACCTTGCACCTGTTGCCGGTTTGGTTATTCACCATATGGAACGGTGGCGCAAAGAAGTCGCGGGCAATGTGTTGATGTTTAGCCGTTTCAGCATGGATATCTTAGGCCAGATTGCTCGCGATGATATTTCATTGGAAACAACAATCCTTCGTCCCGGGCGCACCATTGAACTTGTGGAAACGGTGGCAGAGATCAATGGTCGAGCCACGATTCGTGCACGTGGGTGGTTGCTAAAAACCTCAGATTTAGCAGAGATTGCTGGCGATACTTTCGATGCGATGCCACCGATGGAGGAGTGCTTAGATTCTAAAATTGTGCTGCCGTGGTCTGGCGGGTTTATGGACAGCATCGTGTGTGTAGAAGATTCCGGAAAGATTCCTGGAAAAAATCGCGCATGGGTGACAAGTGACATCCCATTAGTACACGGTGAAGATCCGGAACCACTAGCTGAGTTTTCCAAATTTTTAGATGTAGCCAATGGGGTGGCAGCTCGGGAAGACCCTACACAGTGGATGTTCCCGAATGTGGATTTAACCTTCCACTTATTCCGCCAGCCGGTGGGAACCAAAGTCGGGTTTAATACCCGCGTGGCGTTTGGCCCCACTGGCATTGGAATTACAACCTCAGTAATTCACGATGCCAATGGTCCAGTGGGAACACTTAATCAATCATTGACAGTGCGCCCGATTGCTGAGTTGAACAAGTAG
- a CDS encoding carbohydrate ABC transporter permease — protein MTKRTKGLILNYAGVVFILFWGLAPFYWMVITALRDSKHTFDTTPWPTHVTLDNFRDALATDKGNNFLAAIGNSLIISVTTTAIAVLVGVFTAYALARLEFPGKGIVTGIILAASMFPGIALVTPLFQLFGDLNWIGSYQALIIPNISFALPLTIYTLVSFFRQLPWELEESARVDGATRGQAFRMILLPLAAPALFTTAILAFIATWNEFMLARQLSNTSTEPVTVAIARFSGPSAFEYPYAAVMAAGALVTIPLIIMVLIFQRRIVSGLTAGGVKA, from the coding sequence ATGACTAAACGAACAAAAGGCCTGATCCTCAATTACGCCGGAGTGGTATTCATCCTGTTCTGGGGACTGGCTCCCTTCTACTGGATGGTGATCACCGCACTACGCGATTCCAAGCACACTTTTGACACCACTCCCTGGCCAACGCACGTCACCTTGGATAACTTCCGTGACGCGCTAGCCACCGACAAAGGCAACAACTTCCTTGCAGCGATTGGAAACTCACTGATCATCAGCGTCACCACCACAGCGATCGCTGTTCTCGTGGGAGTGTTCACCGCCTACGCTCTAGCCCGACTGGAATTCCCCGGAAAAGGCATTGTCACCGGCATCATCCTGGCTGCCTCCATGTTCCCCGGCATTGCCCTGGTCACTCCGCTGTTCCAGCTTTTTGGTGACCTCAACTGGATCGGCAGCTACCAAGCACTGATCATCCCAAATATTTCCTTCGCTCTACCGCTGACCATTTACACATTGGTTTCCTTTTTCCGGCAACTGCCGTGGGAACTTGAAGAATCAGCGCGAGTCGATGGAGCCACCCGTGGCCAAGCCTTCCGAATGATTCTGCTTCCGCTGGCAGCACCAGCACTATTTACCACCGCAATCTTGGCTTTCATCGCAACGTGGAATGAGTTCATGCTGGCTCGACAGCTCTCCAACACTTCCACAGAACCAGTCACCGTTGCGATCGCTCGCTTCAGCGGACCAAGCGCTTTTGAATACCCTTACGCCGCCGTGATGGCAGCAGGAGCATTAGTGACCATCCCGCTGATCATCATGGTGCTGATCTTCCAACGCCGCATTGTCTCCGGACTCACCGCAGGTGGCGTGAAAGCCTAG
- a CDS encoding LLM class flavin-dependent oxidoreductase — protein sequence MNSQHIHLNLFAFGAGHHAAAWRCEEGGVDKLGLISWWEELARTAERGKLDAVFLADGQAINPVGLENGPGWFLEPLTALTAMARATNNIGLISTISSTFWPPFHAARMVASLDHISGGRAGINVVTSMTDAEARNHGMDKLPDHDVRYARAAEFIDTITALWDSWPVESLVRDRAGKFADSALIKPIDHDGEFFQVAGPLNIPSTPQGRPVLFQAGSSPQGREIAAQYAEAIYSVAWDLGQAQDYRSDIHARAAALGREPMPVLPGLVTYVGKTVEEARAKQQALNALLPVKDSLNQLSFFVGQDCSTWDLDAPPPPLPPLEEFSGPKGRYETVLRIIESTSPTVRELLGYLAAGGGHATFIGTPESIADEIERWIDQGGADGFNLMPPVLPHSLDDFVELVVPELQRRGRFRTEYQHSTLRGHLFDTDTYSVTNSATCSTQQSGALSMID from the coding sequence ATGAATTCCCAACACATTCACCTCAATCTTTTTGCTTTCGGCGCTGGGCACCATGCGGCGGCGTGGCGGTGTGAGGAGGGAGGCGTCGATAAGCTGGGTCTAATTTCCTGGTGGGAGGAGCTCGCGCGCACCGCTGAGCGCGGCAAGCTGGATGCGGTCTTTTTGGCCGATGGCCAGGCGATTAATCCGGTTGGTTTGGAAAACGGGCCGGGTTGGTTTTTGGAACCGTTGACGGCATTGACTGCGATGGCGCGTGCAACAAACAATATTGGTTTGATCAGCACGATTTCTAGTACGTTTTGGCCTCCCTTTCATGCAGCGCGGATGGTGGCTAGTTTGGATCACATTTCTGGTGGGCGTGCTGGGATCAATGTGGTGACCTCGATGACTGATGCAGAGGCGCGCAATCATGGCATGGATAAGTTGCCGGATCATGATGTTCGCTATGCGCGCGCGGCGGAATTTATCGACACGATCACAGCTTTGTGGGATTCCTGGCCTGTGGAAAGTTTAGTTCGGGATCGCGCTGGAAAATTTGCGGATTCTGCACTGATTAAGCCGATCGATCATGATGGTGAGTTTTTCCAGGTCGCAGGCCCGCTGAATATTCCAAGTACTCCGCAGGGTAGGCCAGTGCTTTTCCAAGCGGGATCCTCACCGCAGGGACGAGAGATCGCGGCACAGTATGCCGAGGCGATTTACTCAGTGGCGTGGGATTTAGGCCAAGCGCAAGATTACCGCTCCGATATTCATGCCCGCGCTGCAGCATTGGGGCGAGAGCCCATGCCGGTGCTTCCTGGTTTGGTGACCTATGTTGGCAAGACCGTGGAAGAAGCGCGTGCAAAGCAGCAGGCTCTCAATGCATTGTTGCCGGTTAAAGACTCACTGAATCAGCTGAGTTTCTTTGTGGGTCAAGACTGCTCGACGTGGGATTTGGATGCTCCTCCCCCACCGTTGCCACCGCTGGAGGAATTTTCCGGGCCGAAGGGGAGGTACGAAACGGTGTTGCGGATCATCGAATCCACCTCACCAACTGTGCGTGAACTTTTAGGTTACCTGGCAGCCGGCGGTGGGCATGCCACATTCATTGGCACGCCGGAAAGCATCGCTGATGAAATCGAACGCTGGATTGACCAAGGCGGTGCCGATGGATTCAACCTCATGCCACCGGTACTACCCCACAGCCTCGATGATTTTGTTGAGCTGGTTGTCCCTGAATTACAGCGACGCGGACGATTCCGCACCGAGTACCAACACAGTACTCTGCGTGGTCACCTGTTTGATACGGATACTTATTCAGTTACTAATTCAGCTACTTGTTCAACTCAGCAATCGGGCGCACTGTCAATGATTGATTAA
- a CDS encoding VOC family protein: MGIKRLDNVAIVVESLDEAVGFFEKLGMSLNGRTTAQGDFVDHTVGLTGVTSEIAVLETPDRHSRVELTQYLHPEPITTAPPAPNQIGMHRLMFAVDDIEETIAHIGAEPLDGIANYEDTYRLCYLRGPSGIIVALAQEL; this comes from the coding sequence ATGGGAATTAAACGTTTGGACAACGTGGCGATTGTGGTGGAATCGTTGGATGAAGCTGTTGGTTTCTTTGAGAAATTAGGGATGTCCCTAAATGGCCGAACAACGGCCCAAGGGGACTTCGTCGATCACACCGTCGGCCTCACTGGAGTGACTTCTGAGATTGCAGTTTTAGAGACTCCCGATCGGCATTCTCGGGTGGAGCTTACTCAATATCTGCATCCGGAACCGATTACAACCGCTCCACCCGCACCAAATCAGATTGGTATGCACCGTTTGATGTTTGCGGTGGATGATATTGAGGAAACGATCGCACATATCGGTGCGGAACCACTAGATGGGATCGCAAACTACGAGGACACCTACCGATTGTGTTATCTGCGCGGGCCGTCTGGAATTATCGTGGCGTTGGCTCAGGAACTCTAA
- a CDS encoding potassium transporter Kup, translating into MKNPRLTSVAPKSGHILLTLGALGVVFGDIGTSPLYSLHTAFSMEHNKVEVTPENVYGIISMVLWTITLIVTIKYVVLVTRADNQGQGGILALVALLKNRRRWGKTVAVAGMLGAALFYGDVVITPAISVLSATEGLTVVSPSFERFILPLSLAVLIAIFAIQPLGTEKVGKAFGPIMLLWFITLAVLGIPQIVSHPEILQSLSPLWALRLIAEEPFQAFVLLGAVVLTVTGAEALYADMGHFGARPIRVAWFCVVMPALILTYLGQGALVIKHPEAVSNPMFYLAPEALRIPLVILATIATVIASQAVISGAYSLTKQAVSLNLLPRMVIRHTSSKEEGQIYMPLVNGFLFVSVMVVVMVFQNSESLASAYGLAVTGTLVLVSVLYLLYAHTAWWKTALFILFIGVPELLLFASNTTKIHDGGWLPLLIAVVLIVVMRTWQWGSGRVNQGRAELEVPMAAFLEKLDQPHNIGLRKVAEVAVFPHSVSDTVPLSLVRCVKDLKLLYREIVIVRIVQEPVPHVPPAERAVIEVLHHAPIRVVRVDLHLGYFDEQNLPKNLHAIDPTWDNATYFLSALTLRSRLSGKVAGWRDRLYLSMERNQASRTESFKLQPSKTITVGTELHL; encoded by the coding sequence ATGAAAAATCCGCGACTAACCTCAGTCGCCCCGAAATCGGGACACATCTTACTAACTCTCGGCGCCTTAGGTGTCGTATTTGGTGATATCGGCACCAGCCCGCTGTACTCACTTCACACCGCGTTTAGCATGGAGCACAACAAGGTTGAAGTCACGCCAGAAAATGTCTACGGCATCATCTCCATGGTGTTGTGGACCATCACTTTGATTGTCACCATCAAATATGTTGTGCTTGTCACCCGTGCTGACAACCAGGGACAGGGTGGAATTCTTGCTCTGGTGGCATTGCTGAAAAACCGCAGGCGTTGGGGAAAAACTGTGGCGGTGGCTGGCATGCTTGGCGCAGCGTTGTTCTACGGGGACGTGGTGATCACCCCGGCGATCTCTGTTCTTAGCGCAACAGAAGGGTTGACGGTTGTCTCGCCAAGTTTTGAGCGCTTCATCTTGCCACTATCTTTGGCAGTGTTGATAGCTATTTTTGCTATCCAGCCTTTGGGTACTGAAAAAGTAGGCAAAGCCTTTGGACCCATCATGCTGTTGTGGTTTATTACCTTGGCAGTGTTGGGAATTCCGCAAATCGTGTCCCACCCTGAAATTCTGCAAAGCTTGTCTCCACTGTGGGCACTGCGCTTGATTGCGGAGGAACCTTTCCAAGCATTCGTCTTGCTGGGAGCCGTGGTACTAACCGTCACAGGAGCAGAAGCCCTATATGCAGATATGGGGCATTTTGGTGCTCGTCCCATTCGAGTGGCGTGGTTTTGCGTCGTCATGCCTGCGTTAATCTTGACCTACTTGGGGCAAGGCGCTTTGGTGATCAAGCACCCTGAAGCGGTCAGCAACCCCATGTTCTACCTCGCGCCTGAAGCATTGCGGATTCCGTTGGTTATTTTGGCAACGATTGCCACAGTGATTGCATCGCAGGCGGTGATTTCAGGAGCGTATTCTCTCACCAAGCAGGCAGTGAGCCTGAATCTTCTGCCTCGAATGGTCATCCGCCATACCTCCAGTAAAGAGGAGGGCCAGATCTATATGCCGTTGGTAAATGGTTTCCTGTTTGTGTCGGTGATGGTTGTTGTGATGGTTTTCCAGAATTCCGAAAGTCTTGCCAGTGCCTATGGCCTGGCTGTTACCGGAACGTTGGTGCTGGTGAGCGTTTTGTATCTTCTTTATGCTCACACTGCCTGGTGGAAAACAGCGCTGTTTATCCTGTTCATTGGGGTGCCTGAACTATTATTGTTCGCCTCCAACACGACAAAGATCCACGATGGCGGTTGGCTTCCACTTCTTATCGCTGTTGTGTTGATCGTGGTGATGCGAACCTGGCAGTGGGGAAGCGGTCGCGTTAATCAGGGACGTGCAGAGTTGGAAGTCCCGATGGCTGCATTCTTGGAGAAACTCGATCAGCCACACAACATTGGGTTGCGCAAAGTGGCTGAAGTTGCAGTATTTCCACACTCGGTCAGCGATACAGTGCCTTTGTCATTGGTGCGGTGTGTAAAAGACCTCAAACTTTTATACCGAGAGATCGTGATTGTCCGCATTGTCCAAGAACCCGTTCCACATGTGCCACCGGCGGAACGCGCAGTGATAGAAGTGCTCCACCACGCCCCAATCAGAGTGGTTCGTGTGGATTTACATCTTGGCTACTTTGATGAACAGAATCTGCCGAAGAATCTTCATGCCATCGATCCAACATGGGATAACGCCACCTATTTCCTTTCCGCTTTAACACTTCGCAGCAGGCTTTCTGGAAAAGTTGCCGGGTGGCGGGATCGCTTGTATCTATCGATGGAACGTAACCAGGCGTCTCGTACCGAATCATTTAAATTGCAACCAAGCAAAACCATCACGGTGGGAACAGAGCTGCACCTTTAG